The window TTAATATTATCTATTAATCCGGATACATGCACAAATACATCTTGTCCGTCTTCACAAAAAATTTTGAAATTATTTTAGCGCTCTCGAAAAAAACACTTGCATCGTAAAATAAAACCGCCTCGATTTTTCCGAGGCGGTTTCTTTTGTAAAGATGTATTAATCCAGTTTAAAACTGATTGGGACACAAAGTTCGGTTTCTATTGCTTTTCCGCCCACGCTCCCCGCTTTCCAAGCTGGCATAGAGTTGATAACACGTAGCGCTTCTTTATCCAACTCAGGACTTACACCTTCTTTCACAAGGGTGTTTTTTACTTTACCGCTTTTATCAATCACAAACGAAACCACAACAATTCCCGCTTTTTTATCCTTTTTTGCTTTCTCAGGATACTTAATGCTACTGCTAAGGTATTTTACAAATGCTTCATTGCCGCCTTTAAATTCCGGAGCGAGTGTATCGGACTTCGCACCTGTGGAATAATGGAGCACTGTTTGATCATTGTTGTCCTCAGGCCGGTGAATATTAGAGAATAATCCTGCCGATAGCAGTACAAAAGGTAGTACTGCGAGTGTTTTGGTTAATGCCCTTTTAGGGCTTCTTTTTTTGTTCATCATGGTGAATCTTTTTTTAATGGTTAAATAATAAAACGAGTTTGTCATGTGAACCAGGTCTTTCTCCAAAACTAAAGAGAGAAGCAATGCCTGATACTCGGTTTTATTCTTACCTACGGTTAATTCATCCGCCTCATATTCGTGTTGTGTCCTTATCTCAGATAGTGCCACCCATACTAATGGGTTATACCATTGAAAACAGCGAAACAACTCGAATAAGATGATATCAACACTATGGAAACGCTGTACATGTATGCGCTCATGTTGGTGAATGCTTGGATGATACTTATCACGTGATAAAAAGATGTATCGGAAAAATGAAAAATCGGTCGGTCCCTTCATCCATACTATTGTTTCCTTCTCCCGCTTCTCTTTTGGGTTACGTAGAATCATTAGGATAATATTGGAAATGGAAACAAAAAACCGAAGTAAAAAGAGACCACTGATTATTAAAAAAACTTTTACGAGCCAAGGCAACAACTCAGAACTGTTGACAGGCGCTTCTTCTATTTTTTCGTTAATTGAAATTGTTGAAAGCACAAAATTAAGACGGCTTTCATTCTGATCCATATTAAAACTGAGCAGAGGTAAAACCAATGAAAGAATCAAAGCTAATAGCAGGTACAAACGATTGCGTACAAAAAATGTATCTCCCCGAAACAAAAAATAAGGGATGAACAGAAGCGAGAAAATCACAACTGATTTAAGACTATAAAGCACAAAATCATTTATCATGTTTACTCCTTTTTACTTCTTTCATTAATTCATCCAAATCTTTTATAGACAATTTGTTGTTTTCCGCAAAAAAAGAAACCATTTGTTTAAATGAGTTTCCAAAATAATTTTTCATCATGGATTTCATGATAAAATCAGAATACTGCTTCTTACTCACGAGCGGAAAGTACTCA is drawn from Bacteroidota bacterium and contains these coding sequences:
- a CDS encoding TonB family protein translates to MILRNPKEKREKETIVWMKGPTDFSFFRYIFLSRDKYHPSIHQHERIHVQRFHSVDIILFELFRCFQWYNPLVWVALSEIRTQHEYEADELTVGKNKTEYQALLLSLVLEKDLVHMTNSFYYLTIKKRFTMMNKKRSPKRALTKTLAVLPFVLLSAGLFSNIHRPEDNNDQTVLHYSTGAKSDTLAPEFKGGNEAFVKYLSSSIKYPEKAKKDKKAGIVVVSFVIDKSGKVKNTLVKEGVSPELDKEALRVINSMPAWKAGSVGGKAIETELCVPISFKLD